The proteins below are encoded in one region of Gopherus flavomarginatus isolate rGopFla2 chromosome 12, rGopFla2.mat.asm, whole genome shotgun sequence:
- the LOC127032729 gene encoding killer cell lectin-like receptor subfamily B member 1 encodes MEDEEGYTALNRGPKQGGLGGTSSAGNQGSRQCPGWLQVALGAGNLILAVAVLLLVVCVSHLVSEKEQTPAAPGSDGARSRDPSIAECSARLERFQSQLCPTAQPGPAGGSGCKLCPMDWQLRGDKCYWVSRGLKTWSESRTDCIARGSQLLVIRDPEELESLKDLTHSPIQFWVGLSVSSPEKAWTWLDGSRLDQTQFMVSGWDEWTHCGKLWGNQIHSDTCSSVRRWICQRDAVPL; translated from the exons ATGGAGGACGAGGAGGGCTACACGGCATTGAACCGGGGTCCCAAGCAGGGCGGCTTGGGTGGCACATCCTCAGCCGGGAACCAAG GTTCCCGTCAgtgtcctggctggcttcaggtcgCTCTAGGGGCTGGGAATCTCATCCTGGCAGTGGCTGTGCTGTTGCTGGTGGTTTGTG TTTCCCACTTGGTGTCCGAGAAGGAACAGACCCCGGCGGCCCCTGGGAGCGACGGAGCCAGGAGCAGAGACCCCAGCATAGCAGAATGCAGCGCCCGCCTGGAGCGTTTCCAATCCCAGCTGTGCCCCAcggcccagcccggcccagcAG GGGGCTCCGGGTGCAAACTCTGCCCCATGGACTGGCAGCTGCGCGGGGACAAGTGCTACTGGGTCTCCAGAGGCCTTAAAACGTGGAGCGAGAGCCGCACTGATTGCATAGcgaggggctcccagctgctggtaATCCGGGACCCTGAGGAGCTG GAGTCCCTAAAGGACCTGACCCACAGTCCAATTCAGTTCTGGGTCGGACTGTCCGTCTCCTCCCCGGAGAAGGCCTGGACCTGGCTGGATGGTTCCCGCTTGGATCAGACCCA GTTCATGGTGTCAGGCTGGGATGAGTGGACCCACTGTGGGAAGCTGTGGGGGAATCAGATTCATTCTGACACCTGCAGCTCTGTACGTAGGTGGATTTGCCAGAGAGACGCCGTCCCGCTCTGA